One window from the genome of Glycine soja cultivar W05 chromosome 12, ASM419377v2, whole genome shotgun sequence encodes:
- the LOC114379054 gene encoding aspartic proteinase CDR1-like: MAKMPHSSSLAIVLLCLYINISFLNALDGGGFSVEIIHRDSSRSPYYRPTETQFQRVANALRRSINRANHFNKPNLVASTNTAESTVIASQGEYLMSYSVGTPPFQILGIVDTGSDIIWLQCQPCEDCYDQTTPIFDPSQSKTYKTLPCSSNICQSVQSAASCSSNNDECEYTITYGDNSHSQGDLSVETLTLGSTDGSSVQFPKTVIGCGHNNKGTFQREGSGIVGLGGGPVSLISQLSSSIGGKFSYCLAPLFSQSNSSSKLNFGDEAVVSGRGTVSTPIVPKNGLGFYFLTLEAFSVGDNRIEFGSSSFESSGGEGNIIIDSGTTLTILPEDDYLNLESAVADAIELERVEDPSKFLRLCYRTTSSDELNVPVITAHFKGADVELNPISTFIEVDEGVVCFAFRSSKIGPIFGNLAQLNLLVGYDLVKQTVSFKPTDCTQE, translated from the coding sequence ATGGCAAAGATGCCACATTCTTCATCTCTTGCTATTGTTTTACTGTGTCTTTACATTAACATCTCTTTCTTGAATGCCCTTGACGGTGGTGGCTTTAGTGTGGAAATAATCCACCGTGACTCGTCAAGATCACCATATTATCGTCCCACAGAAACTCAATTCCAACGAGTTGCTAATGCATTGCGTCGTTCCATCAACCGTGCCAATCATTTCAACAAACCTAATTTAGTTGCCTCCACAAACACAGCAGAGTCCACTGTAATAGCAAGTCAAGGTGAATACCTAATGAGCTATTCAGTTGGAACCCCACCATTCCAAATCTTGGGTATTGTTGACACGGGTAGTGACATTATCTGGCTGCAATGCCAACCCTGTGAAGACTGTTACGACCAAACCACTCCAATATTCGATCCTTCACAATCCAAAACCTACAAAACCCTACCTTGCTCTTCTAATATCTGTCAATCAGTGCAAAGTGCTGCATCTTGCTCTTCCAACAATGATGAGTGTGAATACACTATTACATATGGTGATAATTCACACTCACAAGGCGATCTTAGCGTGGAAACCCTAACTTTAGGGTCCACCGATGGTTCTTCTGTCCAATTTCCTAAAACCGTGATAGGATGCGGACACAACAATAAAGGAACCTTTCAACGGGAAGGTTCCGGCATAGTTGGCCTTGGAGGAGGACCCGTATCTCTTATATCTCAATTGAGTTCTTCAATAGGTGGAAAATTTTCCTATTGTTTGGCACCGTTGTTTTCACAATCTAACTCGTCTAGCAAACTCAATTTTGGAGATGAAGCTGTGGTTTCGGGGCGTGGCACTGTCTCAACCCCTATAGTCCcaaaaaatggactagggtttTACTTCCTAACCTTGGAAGCATTCAGTGTTGGAGATAATAGAATAGAGTTTGGAAGCTCTTCCTTTGAATCTAGTGGCGGAGAGGGAAACATCATAATTGACTCAGGTACAACACTCACTATTTTGCCAGAAGATGATTACTTAAATTTGGAATCAGCAGTAGCAGATGCAATTGAATTAGAGCGTGTTGAGGATCCAAGTAAATTTTTGAGGCTATGCTACCGAACTACATCATCTGATGAACTAAATGTACCAGTGATCACAGCACATTTTAAAGGAGCAGATGTTGAGTTGAATCCTATCAGCACCTTTATTGAGGTGGATGAGGGAGTAGTATGTTTTGCTTTCCGTTCAAGTAAAATTGGTCCCATCTTTGGGAACTTGGCACAACTAAACCTCTTGGTTGGCTATGATCTTGTAAAGCAAACAGTCTCCTTTAAGCCCACAGATTGTACCCAGGAGTGA